AGCTCGGCTTCCACCCACTCGATGACCTCGGGACCTCCCGTGCGGCGGATGATGGCCTGCAGCGCTTTCACGGCGATCAGTGCTTGTGCGCCGAGGCGGCGGGGCGGTTGCCGGGCATCGGCGAACTGCTGGTCTCCCACCAATAAGCCTGGCGCCGGCGATTGCCGGTCACCTCCTCGTTCAAGGTCAGCGCATTGTAGAGCCGTCCGCCCTGCATCACCTTGGCGACCTTGTCGGTGTTGCGGATATTGTCGAGCGGGTTGGCGTCGAGCACCACCAGATCGGCAAGCTTTCCGACCTCGAGCGAGCCGATGTCGCGGTCGAGCCCGAGAGTCCGCGCCGGGTTCACCGTCGCGGCCTGTAATGCCTGCAGCGGGGTCCAGCCGCCCTTGACGAAGCTCCACATTTCCCAGTGTGCGCCGATGCCGTCCTGCTGACCGTGAGCGCCGATGCTCACCGAGATGCCGCGGTCGGCGAGCTTGCGGGCCTCGCGCGCCGCCCAGGTGTCGGCATAATCCTCTTCGGGCGCGATCTCACGCCGGGCGTTGGCAGCAGCCAGCGTTCCCGGCGGGATGTGCGCGCGCAGCAGCGGGTGATCGTAGACGTTGGTGTGCGAGCGCCAATAGGGATCGCCGCCCGGGCCGCCGTAGGACACCACCAGGGTGGGAGTGTAGTTGGTCCGGGTCTGTGACCACAACTGCAGCACGTCGTTGTAGAAGATGCTGCCGGGCACGTTGTGCTCGACCGTCGCATTGCCGTCCTGGATCAGGCTCATGTCCATGTTGAATAGCGAGCCGCCTTCGGGGACCACCAGCATGTTCTCGGCCTGGGCGGCGGCGACCACCATCTGCCGCTGTTCGCGCCGCGGCTGATTGTAGTTCTTCACGCTCCACGCGCCCTGCGCCTTCAACCGGCGGACATGGGCGAGGGCGTCGTCGAACTTGCCGATTTCGGCGAACGCGCCGGCGGCCCGCGCGCCATAGATGATCTCCCCGGTCGAGAAGATGCGCGGGGCGAGGATCTTGCCTGCGCGCTGCATCTCGGCCGCGGCGAACACCTCCGCCGCGCTGTTCGACGGATCGTGGATGGTGGTGGTGCCGAGCGCCAGATTGGCCATCGCCGACCAATTCTGCTGGGGCACGAAGCCCTCGCCGTCGCCCTGTGGCCCGTGGGCATGGGCGTCGATGAAGCCCGGGACGACCGTCTTGCCGGCGAGGTCGACGCTCGGCGTTCCGGCCGGCACAGCCACTTCCCCGCGCCGTCCGATCGCCGCGATACGATCGCCGCGGACCAGGATCACGCCATCCTCGATGACCCCGCCGTCGGCCCCGCGCATGGTGACGATGCGGGCGCCGGTCAGCGCGACGCTGCCGGTCGGCTTGGCCGCGCGCGCCGGCTGCGACAGGTTCACCCCGGCGGTCGGGTACTTATACTCACCGGCATAGCTGCCGTTGGCGTCGGCGGTGTAGAGCACCGGTCCGATGCTCCAGTGTGCGCGGGTCCCGCCGTTGGAGAAATGCATGAAGTCGGCGCCGCCCTGGCTGAGGCGGACGGCGGGCAGTGCGCCCTTGTCGGTCGAGGCGGTGACGTCCTGCGACCCGGGCAGCAGCGGCATCAGATAGGCTTCGTAATTCTGCCGGAACAGCACCGAGCGGCCGTCCTGTGAGACCTGGAAGTCGCTGGCGAGATCGCCCGAGGCATGCACCCGCCGCGCTTCGCCCGACAGGTCGGTGCTGACCAGTTGCAGCTTGTCGTCGCCGCGCATGGTCATGAACAGGCGGTCGCCCGCCGCGCCATATTGCGGGTTGGACGCGCCGCGCTCGACCAGCTTCGGCTTGCCGCCGCTTGCCGGCACCACATAGACGCCGCCGTCGCGGCCCCAGCGATCGGCAGTCAGCCCGCCGCCCGATCCGGCGGCGAAGGCGATCGTCCGGCCATCGGGCGAAAAGCGCGGGGTGATGTAATGGCCGGGGTCGGCGGTTACCGCCCGCGGCGTGCCACCTGCAGCGCCGACGGTCATGATCTTGCCGAGGCCAGCATCGGTCCAGCTGACGAAGGCGAGGGTTCGGCCGTCGCGCGACCAGGTCGGGAAGGCTTCGAAGATGCTGTCGTCGCTGCGGGTCAGCCGCCGCGCGGCACCGCCGCCGTTGGGCTTCACCCACAGTTTGCCGAGCGATTCATAGACGATCTGGCGGCCGTCGGGCGACATTTGCGCCCAGCGCACCATCCTCGTCCCGAAGCTGTCGGGCGCGACCTCGACCTTTGGGTGGAGGCTTTCGGCGACCACCCGGTCGTCGCTGATCCGGAAGGGAATGTCGCGTGCGCTGCCGTCGGTGACCGAAACGCGGCGCAACTTGCCGCCGCTCCACAGCACGACTTCGCGGCTGTCGGCGGTCCAGTCCATGTTAGGATAGACGCCGGTTACGGCCCAGGTCTCCTGCATGTCCTGGTCGGGCAGGTCGAGGAGCTTGCGCTCATTGCCGCTGGCGAGGTCGCGCACGAACAGCTTCGACTTGGCCCGCTCGCGCCGAACGAAGGCGAGATACTTGCCGTCGGGGGAGGGATTCGGGCGAACTGCGCCGCCATTGCCGCCGGTCACCCGCAGCGTTTCGCCGGTGTCGAGTTCGTAGCTTTCGATCGCGAACAGGGCGCCGTTGGAATCCTGTGCATATTGGAAGGTGCCGCCCGGCGTCACGTTCCGGGTGAAGTAGATGTGCTTGCCGTCGGGCGCGAAGGTCGGCTCGCCCAGCTCCTTCTGCCACTTGTCGTTGACGCGCTTGACCAGCTGCACGCCGCTTCCGCCGTCGACATGGTACAGCCACACCTCGCCGGTGCCGAGCGAGCGGGTGGTGGTGAAATGCTTCTTGGCGACGATGTAGCGGCCGTCCGGGCTCCAGCTCGGCTGGTTTAGGAGGCGGAAGTCCTCCTTGGTCAGCTGTTTCTTGCCTGACCCGTCGGCATTCATGATCCAGATGTTGTCGCCGCCCGCTCGGTCCGAGACGAAGGCGAGGCGGCTGCCGTCGGGCGACCAGCGCGGCTGCTGCTCGTAGGACAAGCCCTCGGCGATCCGGGTCGGCGTGCCGCCGCCGATCGGCATGACATAGATGTCGCCCAGCATGTCGAACGCGATCCGACTGCCGTCGGGCGAGACGTCGACGTTGAGCCAGGTGCCCTCGTCGGCGTCGAGCTTGATCTTGCGCAGCGTCATGCCGCGCGGTGCTTCGACGTTCCACTTGGCCGCGGCGGCGTTCTTGTCGCCCGTTTCGCGCGGCGAGGCGACCGGCGGGGAGTGCTGGCTCGCGGCCTCGCTCGGCGAGGCCTGCTGCGGAGGCGGCGGCGGCGGCGGGGCAGCCTCCTGCGCGGCGGCAAGGGCGCTGCTCGCCAGAAGGGCGCAGGTGAGCGAAAGCTTGGCGATCATGAAGGCAGCCTCGTGCTGAAGATGTGATCTGGCCGCAGGCAGGGAGCCCGCCGACGAGAGGGCACGATGGCGCAGCGGGCGCGCTCGCGCAACCGCTCGCGGTAGCGGCTTGCCGACAGGGCTGGCCGTTGGTCGAGGTTGTTCAAACGGGGAACAGCTTGGCCGCTCCGTTGTTCGTCAGAGGCAGCCCTCAGCGGCCCGCTTATCCGTTTCGTCTCTTCTCGAGGTTTGCCGCTTTGTCCCCTGAGCTTCTCCGCGCGTCCGTTTCGCCAGCTGCCCCCACTGAAGCGGCGCCGCTCCCCCGGCCGGTCGAGGGACCGGACAGCGAATATGGCTTGCTCAAGGAAGTGCTGCTGGCGTCCCCGCGCAACCTTAGCATCGTGCCTTGCAACCGGGTCAGCGAGGACGCGCTGGAGAAGGGGCAAAGCTCGTGCAGCGTGACCGCCAGCCGGCAGCATCGCGACCTGGTCGAGACGCTGATGGCGGCGGGTGTCAGGGTTCGGACGGTTCAGCCGGTGGCTGACCTGCCCGACCTTGCCTTCACGCGCGACACCAGCCTGATGACCCCGTGGGGCCTGATCG
Above is a window of Sphingomonas glaciei DNA encoding:
- a CDS encoding amidohydrolase family protein; translated protein: MIAKLSLTCALLASSALAAAQEAAPPPPPPPQQASPSEAASQHSPPVASPRETGDKNAAAAKWNVEAPRGMTLRKIKLDADEGTWLNVDVSPDGSRIAFDMLGDIYVMPIGGGTPTRIAEGLSYEQQPRWSPDGSRLAFVSDRAGGDNIWIMNADGSGKKQLTKEDFRLLNQPSWSPDGRYIVAKKHFTTTRSLGTGEVWLYHVDGGSGVQLVKRVNDKWQKELGEPTFAPDGKHIYFTRNVTPGGTFQYAQDSNGALFAIESYELDTGETLRVTGGNGGAVRPNPSPDGKYLAFVRRERAKSKLFVRDLASGNERKLLDLPDQDMQETWAVTGVYPNMDWTADSREVVLWSGGKLRRVSVTDGSARDIPFRISDDRVVAESLHPKVEVAPDSFGTRMVRWAQMSPDGRQIVYESLGKLWVKPNGGGAARRLTRSDDSIFEAFPTWSRDGRTLAFVSWTDAGLGKIMTVGAAGGTPRAVTADPGHYITPRFSPDGRTIAFAAGSGGGLTADRWGRDGGVYVVPASGGKPKLVERGASNPQYGAAGDRLFMTMRGDDKLQLVSTDLSGEARRVHASGDLASDFQVSQDGRSVLFRQNYEAYLMPLLPGSQDVTASTDKGALPAVRLSQGGADFMHFSNGGTRAHWSIGPVLYTADANGSYAGEYKYPTAGVNLSQPARAAKPTGSVALTGARIVTMRGADGGVIEDGVILVRGDRIAAIGRRGEVAVPAGTPSVDLAGKTVVPGFIDAHAHGPQGDGEGFVPQQNWSAMANLALGTTTIHDPSNSAAEVFAAAEMQRAGKILAPRIFSTGEIIYGARAAGAFAEIGKFDDALAHVRRLKAQGAWSVKNYNQPRREQRQMVVAAAQAENMLVVPEGGSLFNMDMSLIQDGNATVEHNVPGSIFYNDVLQLWSQTRTNYTPTLVVSYGGPGGDPYWRSHTNVYDHPLLRAHIPPGTLAAANARREIAPEEDYADTWAAREARKLADRGISVSIGAHGQQDGIGAHWEMWSFVKGGWTPLQALQAATVNPARTLGLDRDIGSLEVGKLADLVVLDANPLDNIRNTDKVAKVMQGGRLYNALTLNEEVTGNRRRQAYWWETSSSPMPGNRPAASAHKH